The genomic region CGGGCACGTGCACGTCCTGCGGGGTGCACGCGGACGCGTACGGCCGCGCGTTCCCACGCGCTCCGCCCTGCTCCACGGCACCCTCCTCGGACTGGCGTGCCCGACTCGCGTGCGTCCGGGCCCTTGTGCACGATAGGCGGAGCGGGCCTCAGTTCAAACACCGATCGTTTCGGGTAAGGTAAGGCTTACCTGCAAAAGATCGTGATTCGGTGGTCCCTCAATGACCGTGCCCGCCCTGCTCGCCGCCACCGCCCCGTCCCCGCTGACGGCGGCGTACGAACGTCTGGCCGAGGTCTTCCCCGGACTGCGCGCCGAGGTGCTCACCGACGATGTCGCGGCGCCCTCGGACAACGGCTGGGTCGGCGCCTCCGAGCTCGCGGCGGGCGGCGCCGCGCTGGACGCCTTCCTGGCCTGGGACGAGGCACAGGTGCTGCGGGACTACGGCACCCGGGCCCGCCCCGACGTGATCGCGAGCTTCGGGCTGCACCGCTACGCCTGGCCGGCCTGCCTCCTGGTGACCCTGCCGTGGTTCACGCACCGCCGGGTGCCGCGGATCCCCGTCGCGGACGTCTCCTTCCACCGGGGCCTGGGCCATCTCACTCTGCGCGTGAGCGAGTTCGCCTGCCTGCCCGACGACCCGGCGGCAGGACTGCCGGGCGCCCGGGTCGTCCCGGACGAGGCGGCTCTCCGGGCCGAGGTCCTCGACTCCGTGGCCCAGCACCTCGGCCCGGTGCTGGACGGCTTCCGGCCACGCATGCGGCGCGGGAAGCGGGCCCTGTGGGGCATGGCGACCGACGAGATCGTGGAGGGCCTCTGGTACATCGCCCATCTGCTCGGCGAGGAGAACCGGGCGATGAAGGAGCTGGAGCTGCTGCTGCCCGGCACCACCAAGCCGTACGTGGGCACGGCCGGATTCCGTGAACTGACGGGCCCTGACGGCGAATCGCTCCCGACGCGTGACCGCGCCAGCTGCTGCCTCTTCTACACGCTGCGGCCCGAGGACACCTGCGTGACCTGCCCGCGCACCTGCGACGCCGACCGAGTCCGGAAGCTGACGCCGGCAGTCTGAGACGCGCTCCGAACCGAACCACCCGGGCGGGCGACCCGAATTCGAATGCAACTCGACTTCCACGAGAGGGCGTTCGAAAAGATTCCGCCCAACGATGAGGCCGGCCACCCCAATCGCGTCCACTTGCCCCGAAAACCCCTGAGCGCGGCAGTATTTCCGCCACGATGGCGCCCGAAACGCCCTACGTGACGCAAGGGACCGCGCATGAGACTGACCGATATATCGCTTGACTGGCTGCTTCCGGGCGCCGTGCTGCTCGTGGGAGTCATGGCGGCGGTGACGGTGGTCGCGCGCGGCAAGCGCGCCGCTGGGAAGGCCGCGGCCGACGACAGCTGGGAACGCAGCGAGGAGCGCCGCAGGCGCAAGGAGGCGCTCTACGCCACCGCCTCGTACGTCCTGCTGTTCTGCTGTGCCGCGGTCGCCGCCGCCCTCTCCTTCCACGGGCTGGTCGGCTTCGGCCGGCAAAACCTCAGCCTCTCCGGGGGCTGGGAGTACCTCGTGCCGTTCGGCCTCGACGGGGCCGCGATGTTCTGTTCGGTGCTCGCGGTGCGCGAGGCCAGCCACGGGGACGCCGCGCTGGGTTCCCGGCTGCTGGTGTGGACGTTCGCCGGCGCCGCCGCCTGGTTCAACTGGGTGCACGCGCCGCGCGGGATGGACCACGCGGGCGCCCCGCACTTCTTCGCCGGGATGTCGCTCTCGGCGGCGGTGCTCTTCGACCGCGCGCTGAAGCAGACCCGCCGTGCGGCGCTGCGCGAGCAGGGCCTGGTGCCCCGCCCGCTGCCCCAGATCCGGATCGTGCGGTGGCTGCGCGCCCCCAGGGAGACCTTCGGCGCCTGGTCGCTGATGCTCCTCGAGGGCGTACGCACCCTGGACGAGGCGGTCGACGAGGTACGCGAGGACCGCCGGGAGAAGGAACAGGACCGGCACCGCAGAAGGGACCAGGCGAAGCTGGACCGCGCCCACATCAAGGCCCTGAACCGGCAGAACCGGGTCTGGAGCCGTGGCGGCCGGACCGGCCGCCAGGTGGACGTCCAGGCGATCGCCCCGGCACCGGGCGGCGGCCCACCGGCCGTCGCGGAACCTGCCATAACAGAACCGGGACAGCTGCCACTGCGCCCCCGGCCATCCCTCCAAGCCGTGAACGGCTCGAACCCCAGGAGTACTTCGGCCCAGACCACCAACGGTGAGACCGCGGCCGTCGACCTCACAGCCGAGGACGACACCCAGGCCCTGCCCCGGCTCGACTCGCTGGAGCAGAAGCTGAAGGACCTGGAGCAGCAGTTCGGCTGAGCGTCACGCCTTCGCGGCGCTCAGCTCGAACCAGACCACCTTGCCCAGTGCCTGCGTCGTCACTCCCCAGGAGTCGGCCAGGCTCTGGACGAGGATCAGTCCCCTGCCGTGCGTACCGTCGTCGGCGTTCGGTACGTACGGCGCGGGCTCCTGTCCGGTGACGAAGTCGCGCACCTCCACCCGCACCCGCGTGGGCACCGAGGTGACCGTGACCACGGCGCCGTTCCTCGTGTGGATGAGCGCGTTGGTCACGAGTTCGCTGAGCAGGAGCTCCGCCACCTCCGTCTCCTCCGGCCGCCTGCGGTAGCGCAGGAACTCCCGTAGCGCTTCGCGTATCTCCCCCACGGCCGACAGATCGGCATGGCCGAGTCTGCGGTGCAGCCGCATGGGCGGGCTCTCCTGTCGCTTCGTCATGTCCCCCGCACGCACGCTGAATCGGCCTCCCTGAGTTCCGTTTCATGACGTCATGTGTCGAACACCGTCACCGGATGCATGCCCCACAGGGCAGCGGTCACGCGTCCCGAGGCATCAACATATGAACGGGCGGTCGCGCAACCCCCGACCGACGGCCGGCGCGTTACTTTTTTCGTACTCACCGTTAACTTCCCAAAAATTCACTCGTGTTGGCGTTGACGGATGGGGATCTACGCGCGTCATCATGGTGGGCATGCGAATCCCCCCACGGATCACCACGCTCGGCGGCATCGCCGCCCTCCTGTCCGTCCTCTTCGTCGGCGGGCCGGTCACCGCATCGGCCGCGACGCCGCCCTCGACCGCCGCGGTCGGCAGCGTCTGCTACTCCGCGCTGCCGTCCCAGGCCCACGACACGCTCGACCTCATCGAGGCGGGCGGCCCGTTCCCCTACGAACAGGACGGCACCGTCTTCCAGAACCGGGAAGCCCTGCTGCCCAGTCAGAGCACGGGCTACTACCACGAGTACACCGTCATCACCCCCGGCTCCCCGGACCGCGGGGCCCGCCGGATCGTCACGGGCGAAGAAGCCGAGGAGGACTACTACACCGCGGACCACTACGAGTCCTTCGACCTGGTCGACCACGGCTGCTGAGCCGCGGACCCACTGACCGGTCCGCGCCGCAGTCCCCCACCTGCGGCGCGGACCATCGGACCGGCATCGGGAGAGCACGCGCTTGTACGCTCCACGCATGACCGTGACCTATGTGATCGACGGCTCCGGGTTCAGCGGCCTGGACGGCTTCTGGGATGCGGTCGGCGAGGCGGTGAACGGCCCCGGCGGCTACTTCGGCCGGAACCTCGACGCCTTCGCGGACTGCCTCGGAGGCGGCTTCGGCACTCCGGAGGACGGCTCCTTCGTCATCGAGTGGCACGACCACACCCGCTCCGCCCGTGTCCTCGGCCACGAGGAGACCGCCCGTAGGCTGGCGGCGCTGCTCCCCCGGGCCCACCCCACCGGCAGGGCGCGCGTCGAGCGGGAACTGGCCGAGGCCCGGGCGGGCCGGGGCCCGACGCTCTTCGACCAGCTGGTCGAGATCATCAGGGAGCGGACCGGGCCCGGGACCCTACGCCTGATGTGATCCCGCGCCGGCCCCGTTCAGGGCCGCGGGACGTTACGGAGGTTGGAGCGGGCCATCTGGAGCATCCGGCCGACCCCGCCGTCCAGGACGATCTTGCTGGCGGAGAGCGCGAAGCCGGTGACCATGTCGGCACTGATCTTCGGCGGGATGGAGAGGGCGTTCGGGTCGGTGACCACGTCGACGAGCGCCGGACCCTTGTGCCTGAAGGCGGCCTTGAGCGCACCCTCCAGTTGTCTGGGCTTCTCCACCCGCACACCGTAGGCCCCGGCGGCCCGCGCGATCTCCGCGAAGTCGGGGTTCTTGTTGGTCGTACCGAACGAGGGCAGGCCCGCGACCAGCATCTCCAGTTCGACCATGCCGAGCGAGGAGTTGTTGAACAGGACGATCTTCACCGGCAGGTTGTACTGGACGAGCGTGAGGAAGTCGCCCATCAGCATGGTGAATCCGCCGTCGCCGGACATCGACACGACCTGCCGGTTCCGGTCGGTGAACTGGGCCCCGATCGCCTGCGGCAGGGCGTTGGCCATCGAGCCGTGGCTGAACGAACCGATCACCCTGCGCTTGCCGTTGGGCGTGAGATAGCGGGCGGCCCACACATTGCACATGCCGGTGTCGACGGTGAACACGGCGTCGTCGTCCGCGAGTTCGTCGAGGACCGAGGCGACGTACTCGGGATGGATCGGGACGTGCTTCTCGACCTTGCGGGTGTACGCCTTGACCACGCCCTCCAGCGCGTCGGCGTGCTTCTTCAGCATCCGGTCGAGGAACTTGCGGTCGGTCTTGACCTTCACGCGCGGGGTCAGGGAGCGCAGCGTCTCGCGTACGTCGCCCCAGACGGCCAGATCGAGCTTGGACCGCCGGCCCAGGTGCTCCGGGCGCACATCGACCTGGACGATCTTCACGTCGTCCGGGAGGAACGCGTTGTACGGGAAGTCGGTGCCCAGCAGGATCAGCAGATCGCACTCGTGGGTCGCCTCGTAGGCGGCGCCGTAGCCGAGCAGTCCGCTCATGCCGACGTCGTACGGGTTGTCGTACTGGATCCACTCCTTGCCCCGCAGCGCGTGGCCGACCGGGGACTTCACCCGCTCGGCGAACTCCATGACCTCGGCGTGCGCCCCCGCCGTTCCGCTTCCGCAGAACAGCGTCACCCGTCTGGCCTTGTCGATCATTCCGCAGAGCTTCTCGATCTCCTCGTCACCGGGCTTCACGGAGGGCCGCGAGGTGACCAGGGCGTGCTCGATCGACTTCTCCGGGGCAGGCTGCGAGGCGATGTCGCCCGGCATGGACACGACGCTGACGCCGCCGCGTCCGATCGCGTGCTGGATCGCCGTCTGGAGGAGCCGCGGCATCTGCTGC from Streptomyces sp. QL37 harbors:
- a CDS encoding (2Fe-2S)-binding protein, which produces MTVPALLAATAPSPLTAAYERLAEVFPGLRAEVLTDDVAAPSDNGWVGASELAAGGAALDAFLAWDEAQVLRDYGTRARPDVIASFGLHRYAWPACLLVTLPWFTHRRVPRIPVADVSFHRGLGHLTLRVSEFACLPDDPAAGLPGARVVPDEAALRAEVLDSVAQHLGPVLDGFRPRMRRGKRALWGMATDEIVEGLWYIAHLLGEENRAMKELELLLPGTTKPYVGTAGFRELTGPDGESLPTRDRASCCLFYTLRPEDTCVTCPRTCDADRVRKLTPAV
- a CDS encoding DUF2637 domain-containing protein, whose translation is MRLTDISLDWLLPGAVLLVGVMAAVTVVARGKRAAGKAAADDSWERSEERRRRKEALYATASYVLLFCCAAVAAALSFHGLVGFGRQNLSLSGGWEYLVPFGLDGAAMFCSVLAVREASHGDAALGSRLLVWTFAGAAAWFNWVHAPRGMDHAGAPHFFAGMSLSAAVLFDRALKQTRRAALREQGLVPRPLPQIRIVRWLRAPRETFGAWSLMLLEGVRTLDEAVDEVREDRREKEQDRHRRRDQAKLDRAHIKALNRQNRVWSRGGRTGRQVDVQAIAPAPGGGPPAVAEPAITEPGQLPLRPRPSLQAVNGSNPRSTSAQTTNGETAAVDLTAEDDTQALPRLDSLEQKLKDLEQQFG
- a CDS encoding ATP-binding protein; this translates as MTKRQESPPMRLHRRLGHADLSAVGEIREALREFLRYRRRPEETEVAELLLSELVTNALIHTRNGAVVTVTSVPTRVRVEVRDFVTGQEPAPYVPNADDGTHGRGLILVQSLADSWGVTTQALGKVVWFELSAAKA
- a CDS encoding ribonuclease, whose translation is MRIPPRITTLGGIAALLSVLFVGGPVTASAATPPSTAAVGSVCYSALPSQAHDTLDLIEAGGPFPYEQDGTVFQNREALLPSQSTGYYHEYTVITPGSPDRGARRIVTGEEAEEDYYTADHYESFDLVDHGC
- a CDS encoding barstar family protein; the encoded protein is MTVTYVIDGSGFSGLDGFWDAVGEAVNGPGGYFGRNLDAFADCLGGGFGTPEDGSFVIEWHDHTRSARVLGHEETARRLAALLPRAHPTGRARVERELAEARAGRGPTLFDQLVEIIRERTGPGTLRLM
- a CDS encoding pyruvate dehydrogenase is translated as MAKQNVSEQFVDILVRAGVKRLYGVVGDSLNPVVDAVRRNPAVEWVQVRHEETAAFAAGAEAQITGTLAACAGSCGPGNLHLINGLYDAHRSMAPVLALASHIPSSEIGLGYFQATHPELLFQECSHYNEMISNPQQMPRLLQTAIQHAIGRGGVSVVSMPGDIASQPAPEKSIEHALVTSRPSVKPGDEEIEKLCGMIDKARRVTLFCGSGTAGAHAEVMEFAERVKSPVGHALRGKEWIQYDNPYDVGMSGLLGYGAAYEATHECDLLILLGTDFPYNAFLPDDVKIVQVDVRPEHLGRRSKLDLAVWGDVRETLRSLTPRVKVKTDRKFLDRMLKKHADALEGVVKAYTRKVEKHVPIHPEYVASVLDELADDDAVFTVDTGMCNVWAARYLTPNGKRRVIGSFSHGSMANALPQAIGAQFTDRNRQVVSMSGDGGFTMLMGDFLTLVQYNLPVKIVLFNNSSLGMVELEMLVAGLPSFGTTNKNPDFAEIARAAGAYGVRVEKPRQLEGALKAAFRHKGPALVDVVTDPNALSIPPKISADMVTGFALSASKIVLDGGVGRMLQMARSNLRNVPRP